A region from the Diorhabda sublineata isolate icDioSubl1.1 chromosome X, icDioSubl1.1, whole genome shotgun sequence genome encodes:
- the LOC130451643 gene encoding mesoderm induction early response protein 1-like isoform X2, with the protein MEQFISSQRNGKDIDSPTKDKIFDPSIDMLVNDFDDERTLEEEEALAAGEFQDPDAELSSLQKESNMPLEELLALYGYRGENQENESPVEEKEEDEPNDCSPGTSRQMDEQESLPSPPEEPSRLKELYEPIPENDHDESRLLRSVSRVSEEEEEDYDYSPDEEDWRKTIMVGSDYQAQIPEGLCHYDDALPYENEDKLIWDPSVPGIDVEEFLMKASAITKPPIPLGTQLRDDEQALYMLQQCGHNIDEALRRLRMTIPANSAETMNESLWSEEECRNFESGIRCYGKNFHKIQQDKVRTRSVGELVQFYYLWKKSERHDIFANKARLEKKKYALHPGLTDFMDRFLEDQDSRDRSSSPNVPCSGGNGKASPDA; encoded by the exons ATGGAACAATTTATTTCTTCGCAGAGAAATGGAAAAGACATCGATTCCCCaacaaaagataaaatatttgacCCTTCAATTGATATGCTAGTGAATGATTTTGATGATGAACGTACATTAGAAGAGGAAGAAGCTTTAGCTGCTGGAGAGTTTCAAGATCCAGATGCTGAATTGTCTAGTTTACAAAAG GAGAGTAATATGCCCCTTGAAGAATTATTAGCTTTGTATGGTTATAGAggtgaaaatcaggaaaacgaAAGTCCTGTAGAGGAAAAAGAAGAGGACGAACCCAATGATTGTAGCCCTGGAACATCACGCCAAATGGATGAACAAGAGAGTCTACCTTCTCCTCCAGAGGAACCTTCAAGATTGAAAGAACTTTATGAACCTATACCTGAGAATGACCATGATGAGTCACGTTTGTTACGCT cTGTGTCTAGAGTgagtgaagaagaagaagaggactATGATTATAGCCCAGATGAAGAAGATTGGCGAAAG ACTATTATGGTTGGTAGTGATTATCAAGCACAAATTCCCGAAGGTTTGTGCCATTATGATGATGCCCTTCcatatgaaaatgaagataaGTTAATTTGGGACCCCTCTGTACCTGGAATTGATGTAGAAGAGTTTTTGATGAAAGCGTCTGCCATAACTAAACCTCCCATACCCTTAg gtaCACAGTTGAGAGATGACGAGCAAGCTTTATATATGTTACAACAATGTGGTCACAACATCGATGAAGCATTGCGCAGGTTGAGAATGACAATACCTGCTAATTCAGCAGAGACTATGAATGAAAGTCTTTGGTCTGAAGAAGAATGTAGAAATTTTGAATCCGGTATAAGATGTTATGGAAAAAACTTCCATAAAATACAACAAGATAAG GTGCGAACAAGGTCTGTAGGAGAGCTTGTTCAATTCTACTACCTCTGGAAAAAGTCAGAAAGACATGACATTTTCGCAAACAAAGCTAggttagaaaagaaaaaatatgcgCTTCATCCAGGACTAACTGATTTCATGGACAGGTTTCTAGAAGACCAAGATAGTCGGGATAGAAGCTCTTCTCCTAATGTGCCTTGCAGTGGTGGAAATGGGAAGGCATCACCGGATGCTTGA
- the LOC130451643 gene encoding mesoderm induction early response protein 1-like isoform X1: protein MEQFISSQRNGKDIDSPTKDKIFDPSIDMLVNDFDDERTLEEEEALAAGEFQDPDAELSSLQKESNMPLEELLALYGYRGENQENESPVEEKEEDEPNDCSPGTSRQMDEQESLPSPPEEPSRLKELYEPIPENDHDESRLLRSVSRVSEEEEEDYDYSPDEEDWRKVNKTIMVGSDYQAQIPEGLCHYDDALPYENEDKLIWDPSVPGIDVEEFLMKASAITKPPIPLGTQLRDDEQALYMLQQCGHNIDEALRRLRMTIPANSAETMNESLWSEEECRNFESGIRCYGKNFHKIQQDKVRTRSVGELVQFYYLWKKSERHDIFANKARLEKKKYALHPGLTDFMDRFLEDQDSRDRSSSPNVPCSGGNGKASPDA from the exons ATGGAACAATTTATTTCTTCGCAGAGAAATGGAAAAGACATCGATTCCCCaacaaaagataaaatatttgacCCTTCAATTGATATGCTAGTGAATGATTTTGATGATGAACGTACATTAGAAGAGGAAGAAGCTTTAGCTGCTGGAGAGTTTCAAGATCCAGATGCTGAATTGTCTAGTTTACAAAAG GAGAGTAATATGCCCCTTGAAGAATTATTAGCTTTGTATGGTTATAGAggtgaaaatcaggaaaacgaAAGTCCTGTAGAGGAAAAAGAAGAGGACGAACCCAATGATTGTAGCCCTGGAACATCACGCCAAATGGATGAACAAGAGAGTCTACCTTCTCCTCCAGAGGAACCTTCAAGATTGAAAGAACTTTATGAACCTATACCTGAGAATGACCATGATGAGTCACGTTTGTTACGCT cTGTGTCTAGAGTgagtgaagaagaagaagaggactATGATTATAGCCCAGATGAAGAAGATTGGCGAAAGGTTAATAAG ACTATTATGGTTGGTAGTGATTATCAAGCACAAATTCCCGAAGGTTTGTGCCATTATGATGATGCCCTTCcatatgaaaatgaagataaGTTAATTTGGGACCCCTCTGTACCTGGAATTGATGTAGAAGAGTTTTTGATGAAAGCGTCTGCCATAACTAAACCTCCCATACCCTTAg gtaCACAGTTGAGAGATGACGAGCAAGCTTTATATATGTTACAACAATGTGGTCACAACATCGATGAAGCATTGCGCAGGTTGAGAATGACAATACCTGCTAATTCAGCAGAGACTATGAATGAAAGTCTTTGGTCTGAAGAAGAATGTAGAAATTTTGAATCCGGTATAAGATGTTATGGAAAAAACTTCCATAAAATACAACAAGATAAG GTGCGAACAAGGTCTGTAGGAGAGCTTGTTCAATTCTACTACCTCTGGAAAAAGTCAGAAAGACATGACATTTTCGCAAACAAAGCTAggttagaaaagaaaaaatatgcgCTTCATCCAGGACTAACTGATTTCATGGACAGGTTTCTAGAAGACCAAGATAGTCGGGATAGAAGCTCTTCTCCTAATGTGCCTTGCAGTGGTGGAAATGGGAAGGCATCACCGGATGCTTGA
- the LOC130451643 gene encoding mesoderm induction early response protein 1-like isoform X3 → MLVNDFDDERTLEEEEALAAGEFQDPDAELSSLQKESNMPLEELLALYGYRGENQENESPVEEKEEDEPNDCSPGTSRQMDEQESLPSPPEEPSRLKELYEPIPENDHDESRLLRSVSRVSEEEEEDYDYSPDEEDWRKVNKTIMVGSDYQAQIPEGLCHYDDALPYENEDKLIWDPSVPGIDVEEFLMKASAITKPPIPLGTQLRDDEQALYMLQQCGHNIDEALRRLRMTIPANSAETMNESLWSEEECRNFESGIRCYGKNFHKIQQDKVRTRSVGELVQFYYLWKKSERHDIFANKARLEKKKYALHPGLTDFMDRFLEDQDSRDRSSSPNVPCSGGNGKASPDA, encoded by the exons ATGCTAGTGAATGATTTTGATGATGAACGTACATTAGAAGAGGAAGAAGCTTTAGCTGCTGGAGAGTTTCAAGATCCAGATGCTGAATTGTCTAGTTTACAAAAG GAGAGTAATATGCCCCTTGAAGAATTATTAGCTTTGTATGGTTATAGAggtgaaaatcaggaaaacgaAAGTCCTGTAGAGGAAAAAGAAGAGGACGAACCCAATGATTGTAGCCCTGGAACATCACGCCAAATGGATGAACAAGAGAGTCTACCTTCTCCTCCAGAGGAACCTTCAAGATTGAAAGAACTTTATGAACCTATACCTGAGAATGACCATGATGAGTCACGTTTGTTACGCT cTGTGTCTAGAGTgagtgaagaagaagaagaggactATGATTATAGCCCAGATGAAGAAGATTGGCGAAAGGTTAATAAG ACTATTATGGTTGGTAGTGATTATCAAGCACAAATTCCCGAAGGTTTGTGCCATTATGATGATGCCCTTCcatatgaaaatgaagataaGTTAATTTGGGACCCCTCTGTACCTGGAATTGATGTAGAAGAGTTTTTGATGAAAGCGTCTGCCATAACTAAACCTCCCATACCCTTAg gtaCACAGTTGAGAGATGACGAGCAAGCTTTATATATGTTACAACAATGTGGTCACAACATCGATGAAGCATTGCGCAGGTTGAGAATGACAATACCTGCTAATTCAGCAGAGACTATGAATGAAAGTCTTTGGTCTGAAGAAGAATGTAGAAATTTTGAATCCGGTATAAGATGTTATGGAAAAAACTTCCATAAAATACAACAAGATAAG GTGCGAACAAGGTCTGTAGGAGAGCTTGTTCAATTCTACTACCTCTGGAAAAAGTCAGAAAGACATGACATTTTCGCAAACAAAGCTAggttagaaaagaaaaaatatgcgCTTCATCCAGGACTAACTGATTTCATGGACAGGTTTCTAGAAGACCAAGATAGTCGGGATAGAAGCTCTTCTCCTAATGTGCCTTGCAGTGGTGGAAATGGGAAGGCATCACCGGATGCTTGA
- the LOC130451643 gene encoding mesoderm induction early response protein 1-like isoform X4, with the protein MLVNDFDDERTLEEEEALAAGEFQDPDAELSSLQKESNMPLEELLALYGYRGENQENESPVEEKEEDEPNDCSPGTSRQMDEQESLPSPPEEPSRLKELYEPIPENDHDESRLLRSVSRVSEEEEEDYDYSPDEEDWRKTIMVGSDYQAQIPEGLCHYDDALPYENEDKLIWDPSVPGIDVEEFLMKASAITKPPIPLGTQLRDDEQALYMLQQCGHNIDEALRRLRMTIPANSAETMNESLWSEEECRNFESGIRCYGKNFHKIQQDKVRTRSVGELVQFYYLWKKSERHDIFANKARLEKKKYALHPGLTDFMDRFLEDQDSRDRSSSPNVPCSGGNGKASPDA; encoded by the exons ATGCTAGTGAATGATTTTGATGATGAACGTACATTAGAAGAGGAAGAAGCTTTAGCTGCTGGAGAGTTTCAAGATCCAGATGCTGAATTGTCTAGTTTACAAAAG GAGAGTAATATGCCCCTTGAAGAATTATTAGCTTTGTATGGTTATAGAggtgaaaatcaggaaaacgaAAGTCCTGTAGAGGAAAAAGAAGAGGACGAACCCAATGATTGTAGCCCTGGAACATCACGCCAAATGGATGAACAAGAGAGTCTACCTTCTCCTCCAGAGGAACCTTCAAGATTGAAAGAACTTTATGAACCTATACCTGAGAATGACCATGATGAGTCACGTTTGTTACGCT cTGTGTCTAGAGTgagtgaagaagaagaagaggactATGATTATAGCCCAGATGAAGAAGATTGGCGAAAG ACTATTATGGTTGGTAGTGATTATCAAGCACAAATTCCCGAAGGTTTGTGCCATTATGATGATGCCCTTCcatatgaaaatgaagataaGTTAATTTGGGACCCCTCTGTACCTGGAATTGATGTAGAAGAGTTTTTGATGAAAGCGTCTGCCATAACTAAACCTCCCATACCCTTAg gtaCACAGTTGAGAGATGACGAGCAAGCTTTATATATGTTACAACAATGTGGTCACAACATCGATGAAGCATTGCGCAGGTTGAGAATGACAATACCTGCTAATTCAGCAGAGACTATGAATGAAAGTCTTTGGTCTGAAGAAGAATGTAGAAATTTTGAATCCGGTATAAGATGTTATGGAAAAAACTTCCATAAAATACAACAAGATAAG GTGCGAACAAGGTCTGTAGGAGAGCTTGTTCAATTCTACTACCTCTGGAAAAAGTCAGAAAGACATGACATTTTCGCAAACAAAGCTAggttagaaaagaaaaaatatgcgCTTCATCCAGGACTAACTGATTTCATGGACAGGTTTCTAGAAGACCAAGATAGTCGGGATAGAAGCTCTTCTCCTAATGTGCCTTGCAGTGGTGGAAATGGGAAGGCATCACCGGATGCTTGA
- the LOC130451639 gene encoding uncharacterized protein LOC130451639 isoform X1, translated as MNIQELTKLNTSLATEFPNEYRNRILKLAFSTYLPTTQDRSKSIDNFSRDTGIAREDIYEVLGIYIILLKTFLQCSDNEFQERLVELGFSSDFIENLPFIGNREEIILNLQKNYSKDFGKLSSLKWRIDISLSQSVLAKRIPNFLVFSMTLTNGKKYIIEMDPRMFHKLRFNIALILNELDSLKSNK; from the exons ATGAACATACAGGAGTTGACTAAATTGAATACAAGTCTAGCTACTGAATTTCCAAATGAGTATAGAAATAGAATTTTGAAAT TGGCATTTTCTACATATCTTCCTACAACCCAAGATCGCTCAAAATCTATTGATAATTTCTCAAGAGATACTGGAATTGCTAGAGAAGATATCTATGAAGTCTTGGggatttatataatattattaaaaacatttttgcaaTGTAGTGATAATGAATTTCAAGAGAGGTTAGTGGAGCTAGGATTTTCTTCAGATTTCATAGAAAATCTTCCATTTATAGGAAATAGAGAAGAAATTATACTCAATCTTCAAAAAAACTATTCTAAAGATTTTGGAAAACTGTCATCACTAAAATGGAGAATTGATATAAGTTTAAGTCAAAg tgtatTGGCTAAAAGAATTCccaattttttggtattttcaatgACATTAACCAATGGAAAGAAGTATATTATTGAAATGGACCCAAGAATGTTTCATAAATTAAGATTTAACATTGcattaattttgaatgaattagattctcttaaatcaaataaatga